A portion of the Lolium rigidum isolate FL_2022 chromosome 1, APGP_CSIRO_Lrig_0.1, whole genome shotgun sequence genome contains these proteins:
- the LOC124655412 gene encoding protein EMBRYO DEFECTIVE 514-like: MAEPEAPAAAATAMETEAPEANPSLKREREEADDSAAAAAAAATEAAEEAPAKKAKVEEDAKEAEDAAVKGEEDEGAKADEGKPVKLGPKEFASAVDMFDYFFALLHSWSPQLDFNKYEQMVLEDLVKKGHAEPEKKIGGGIEAFEIRNHPVWQSRCFFVRRVDGSADDFSFRKCVDNILPLPEDLKIGKKSNGNKGGGGGHYRGSGGRGGGGRGGGGGRGGGGYRGGRGRGRRGN, from the exons ATGGCTGAACCCGAGGCACCCGCCGCCGCAGCAACAGCCATGGAAACCGAGGCCCCGGAGGCGAACCCTAGCCTGAAGAgggagcgggaggaggcggacgactccgccgccgccgccgccgccgccgcgaccgaggcggcggaggaagcgCCTGCCAAGAAGGCGAAGGTGGAGGAAGATGCGAAGGAGGCGGAGGATGCTGCGGTGAAGGGGGAGGAGGACGAGGGGGCCAAGGCAGATGAAGGGAAGCCCGTGAAGTTGGGCCCCAAGGAGTTCGCCTCGGCCGTCGACATGTTCGACTATTTCTTCGCGCTTCTCCACTCGTGGTCGCCGCAGCTTGATTTCAACAAG TATGAGCAAATGGTGTTGGAGGACCTGGTGAAGAAAGGCCATGCTGAGCCCGAGAAGAAGATTGGAGGAGGCATTGAAGCCTTTGAGATCCGCAACCACCCGGTGTGGCAGAGCCGTTGTTTCTTCGTTCGCAGGGTTGATGGCTCTGCTGACGATTTCAGCTTCCGCAAGTGCGTCGACAACATACTTCCTCTCCCTGAGGACCTGAAGATTGGCAAGAAGTCAAATGGCAAtaagggtggtggtggtggccactACAGGGGCagtggtggaagaggaggaggaggccgaggtggtggtggtggccgaggTGGAGGCGGCTACCGTGGCGGTCGTGGCCGGGGTAGGCGTGGCAACTAG